One genomic region from Equus caballus isolate H_3958 breed thoroughbred chromosome 4, TB-T2T, whole genome shotgun sequence encodes:
- the SMO gene encoding protein smoothened isoform X2, producing the protein MPKCENDRVELPSRTLCQATRGPCAIVERERGWPDFLRCTPDHFPEGCPNEVQNIKFNSSGQCEAPLVRTDNPKSWYEDVEGCGIQCQNPLFTEAEHQDMHSYIAAFGAVTGLCTLFTLATFVADWRNSNRYPAVILFYVNACFFVGSIGWLAQFMDGARREIVCRADGTMRLGEPTSNETLSCVIIFVIVYYALMAGVVWFVVLTYAWHTSFKALGTTYQPLSGKTSYFHLLTWSLPFVLTVAILAVAQVDGDSVSGICFVGYKNYRYRAGFVLAPIGLVLIVGGYFLIRGVMTLFSIKSNHPGLLSEKAASKINETMLRLGIFGFLAFGFVLITFSCHFYDFFNQAEWERSFRDYVLCQANVTIGLPTKKPIPDCEIKNRPSLLVEKINLFAMFGTGIAMSTWVWTKATLLIWRRTWCRLTGQSDDEPKRIKKSKMIAKAFSKRRELLQNPGQELSFSMHTVSHDGPVAGLAFDLNEPSADVSSAWAQHVTKMVARRGAILPQDVSVTPVATPVPPEEKANLWLVEAEISPELEKRLGRKKKRRKRKKEVCPLVPPPELHHPTPAPASSAVPRLPQLPRQKCLVATGAWGAGESCRQGAWTLVSNPFCPEPSPLQDLFLPSAPAPTAWAQGRRQGLGPIHSRTNLMEAELMDADSDF; encoded by the exons ATGCCCAAGTGTGAGAACGACCGGGTGGAACTGCCCAGCCGCACCCTCTGCCAGGCCACCCGTGGCCCCTGTGCCATCGTGGAGAGGGAGCGAGGCTGGCCCGACTTCCTGCGTTGCACCCCCGACCACTTCCCTGAGGGCTGCCCG AATGAGGTGCAGAACATCAAGTTCAACAGTTCGGGCCAGTGTGAGGCTCCCTTGGTTCGGACCGACAACCCCAAGAGCTGGTACGAGGACGTGGAGGGCTGCGGGATCCAGTGCCAGAACCCGCTCTTCACTGAGGCTGAGCACCAGGACATGCACAGCTACATCGCGGCCTTCGGGGCCGTCACGGGCCTCTGCACACTCTTCACCTTG GCCACATTTGTAGCCGACTGGCGGAATTCAAATCGCTACCCTGCTGTTATTCTCTTCTACGTCAATGCGTGTTTCTTTGTGGGCAGCATTGGCTGGCTGGCCCAGTTCATGGATGGTGCCCGCCGGGAGATCGTCTGCCGTGCAGATGGCACCATGAGGCTTGGGGAGCCCAC CTCCAATGAGACCCTGTCCTGCGTCATCATCTTTGTCATTGTGTACTACGCCCTGATGGCTGGCGTCGTCTGGTTTGTGGTCCTCACCTATGCCTGGCACACCTCCTTCAAAGCCCTGGGCACCACCTACCAACCTCTCTCGGGCAAGACCTCCTACTTCCACCTCCTCACGTGGTCACTCCCCTTTGTCCTCACTGTGGCAATCCTCGCCGTGGCCCAG GTGGATGGGGACTCTGTGAGTGGCATCTGTTTTGTGGGCTATAAGAACTACCGATACCGTGCTGGCTTCGTGCTGGCACCAATTGGCCTGGTGCTCATTGTGGGAGGTTACTTCCTCATCCGAG GAGTCATGACTCTGTTCTCCATCAAGAGCAaccaccctgggctgctgagtgAGAAGGCTGCCAGCAAGATCAACGAGACCATGCTGCGGCTCG GCATTTTTGGCTTCCTGGCCTTTGGCTTTGTGCTCATCACCTTCAGCTGCCACTTCTACGATTTCTTCAACCAGGCTGAGTGGGAACGCAGCTTCCGGGACTACGTGTT GTGCCAGGCCAATGTGACCATCGGGCTGCCCACCAAGAAGCCCATCCCTGACTGTGAGATCAAGAATCGCCCTAGCCTCCTGGTGGAGAAGATCAACTTGTTTGCCATGTTTGGAACCGGCATTGCCATGAGCACCTGGGTCTGGACGAAGGCCACGCTGCTCATCTGGAGGCGCACTTGGTGCAG GTTAACCGGTCAGAGCGATGACGAGCCCAAACGGATCAAGAAGAGCAAGATGATTGCCAAGGCCTTCTCCAAGCGGCGTGAGCTGCTGCAGAACCCGGGCCAGGAGCTCTCCTTCAGCATGCACACTGTCTCCCACGACGGGCCTGTGG CGGGTTTGGCCTTTGACCTCAATGAGCCCTCAGCCGATGTGTCCTCTGCTTGGGCCCAGCATGTCACCAAGATGGTGGCTCGGAGAGGAGCCATACTGCCCCAGGATGTGTCTGTCACCCCTGTGGCAACTCCAG TGCCCCCAGAGGAAAAAGCCAATCTGTGGCTGGTGGAGGCTGAGATCTCCCCAGAGCTGGAGAAGCGCCTGGGCCGGAAGAAGAAgcggaggaagaggaagaaggaggtgTGTCCACTGGTGCCACCCCCTGAGCTTCACCACCctacccctgcccctgcctccagtGCCGTTCCTCGACTGCCTCAGCTGCCCCGACAGAAGTGCCTGGTGGCCACAGGCGCCTGGGGAGCTGGGGAATCCTGCCGACAAGGAGCCTGGACCCTGGTCTCCAACCCCTTCTGCCCAGAGCCCAGCCCCCTGCAGGATCTGTTTCTGCCCAGCGCCCCAGCCCCCACGGCCTGGGCTCAGGGCCGACGGCAGGGGCTGGGGCCCATTCACTCTCGCACCAACCTGATGGAGGCAGAGCTCATGGATGCAGACTCAGACTTCTGA